The segment GATGTCAGTTGCCATATGGATATTCGGGAAGATTTTGTTGCGATCGTTCAGATTCACATTCCCGCCCTTTTCTTTCGAATAGTTGGCTAGTTTGTTTCTGTAGCGAGCTGATTAAACTGCGACTTCTTCATCATCGTTGACTTTCGCAGCTTCAGGATATTGAGCTCGAATTCGCTCGTAACCTTTTTCGTGAAGCTCTTCAGCCAATTCCTTGCCGCCGGTTTCGACGATTTTGCCGCCGAGGATCACATGCGTGAAGTTCGGTGGATTGTGCTCAAGCAACTTGTCGTGATGCGTGATGATTAACAGGCCCATCTTGTTGTGGCCGATCTCGTTGATCGACTGGCTGGCAAGACGAACCGCGTCGGCATCCAGGCCTGAATCTGTTTCGTCCAGGATCGCGAACTTGGGCTGCAGCATCGCAAGCTGAAGAATTTCAGCTCGTTTCATTTCGCCACCAGAGAACCCATCGTTGACGTAACGACGAGCGAACTCGCTGTCCATCTGAAGCTGTTCCATGTTCTCCTTGATCTCTTTGCGGAACTCACGCATCGGGATCAAGTCTTCGCCTTCTTTGCGATCCGGGTTACGAACGTTCGTCGTTGCGTGACGAAGAAAGTCAGCCATGCGAACGCCAGGAATTGCGACCGGTCGTTGGAACGCCATGAACAATCCGGCACGAGCCCGTTCGTTTGGTTCCATGTCCGTGACATCTTCGCCGTTGAGCAAAATTTGTCCCGAAGTGACCTCGTAGTTTGGGTGTCCCATGATCACAAGGCCCAGCGTGCTTTTGCCGCTACCGTTTGGCCCCATCAATGCGTGGGTCTCGCCTCGCTTCATCTCCAGATTGACACCGCGCAAAATAGGCTTGTCGTTAATGGAAACGTGAAGATCAACAATTTTCAGTACGTCGCTCATGTCTTGATTATGCTGGAGGGTTGTGTGATGGGAATGTCTTGCTGTGTCGCTTCTTAACCGCCCGATCCTACCCCTGAATAACCTTTGGTTTCACGAACCCGGGTCGTTGAATGGAGAATCGATTGAAGAACGGTCTGCGAGCGCAGCAACGGCATGGTTTTCCGCAAAGTTGGGGAAAAGCCCGGACTCTGGTATGCTATGCCTGAGGCCTCTTTTTCACAACCATTAAGGGCCGATTTCCATTAAACAAGGGAAAATACTGAACCGACCGCCTTGCTGGTTTCCAGTGCCAGACTGCCACGATGTATGAATCCGCTCCATTACTCCGAGTCCAGTGAAAATGATCTTGAAGAACCGCTTTCTGCACAACCGTATCCAATGGCCCGCGCTCACGGCCATGACCTTTT is part of the Mariniblastus fucicola genome and harbors:
- the sufC gene encoding Fe-S cluster assembly ATPase SufC; its protein translation is MSDVLKIVDLHVSINDKPILRGVNLEMKRGETHALMGPNGSGKSTLGLVIMGHPNYEVTSGQILLNGEDVTDMEPNERARAGLFMAFQRPVAIPGVRMADFLRHATTNVRNPDRKEGEDLIPMREFRKEIKENMEQLQMDSEFARRYVNDGFSGGEMKRAEILQLAMLQPKFAILDETDSGLDADAVRLASQSINEIGHNKMGLLIITHHDKLLEHNPPNFTHVILGGKIVETGGKELAEELHEKGYERIRAQYPEAAKVNDDEEVAV